In one window of Leptospira sp. GIMC2001 DNA:
- a CDS encoding polysaccharide deacetylase family protein, which yields MLNKKLFLILISGIIIFSPLKISSADSSSKKQADPATKITPNELGKILILTYHKLGDEDTEYTRTVSGFRDDIIYLIKNDFHLISLQEFRSGKITSPFGKKPVLLTFDDSSIYQFEMTKDGKIAKNSAIGILEDLKSKYKGFIPKAVFFVTPGSKQPNNLFGQNEFRNQKLNFLVQNGYEIGNHTHWHANLKQYSKLIEEQIAKCQKDVTDILPGYKMYALALPYGIYPKEPDRSRLRKGEYKGISYHNELIFDYSNRLSHSIYSNDYDTMHIRRVHGNKSGVERAFKELKSTGKTFISDGDPETVSIRKSDIDKIKPSWKNRIKFVED from the coding sequence TTGCTTAACAAAAAACTATTCCTAATTCTTATATCAGGAATTATCATTTTCAGTCCTCTCAAGATTTCAAGCGCTGATTCTTCTTCTAAAAAGCAAGCGGATCCAGCGACTAAAATAACCCCCAATGAATTGGGCAAAATTCTTATCTTAACATATCACAAACTAGGTGATGAAGATACAGAATATACTCGAACAGTGTCAGGTTTTAGAGATGATATAATCTATTTGATCAAGAATGACTTCCATTTGATTAGCCTTCAAGAATTTCGATCGGGTAAGATTACATCACCATTTGGTAAAAAACCCGTCCTGCTGACTTTTGATGATTCCTCGATCTACCAATTCGAAATGACGAAGGATGGAAAAATTGCAAAGAACTCTGCAATCGGAATCTTAGAAGATTTGAAAAGCAAATACAAAGGATTCATTCCTAAAGCTGTATTTTTTGTAACTCCAGGTTCAAAACAACCAAACAATCTTTTTGGACAAAATGAATTTAGAAATCAAAAACTGAATTTCTTAGTACAAAATGGCTACGAGATTGGCAACCATACTCATTGGCATGCGAATTTAAAACAATACTCGAAACTCATAGAAGAACAGATTGCAAAATGTCAAAAGGACGTAACAGACATTTTACCTGGATACAAAATGTACGCTCTTGCATTGCCTTATGGAATTTATCCAAAGGAACCTGATAGATCTAGATTGAGAAAAGGGGAATATAAAGGAATCTCATATCATAATGAATTGATATTTGACTATTCCAATCGATTGAGCCATTCGATATATTCCAATGATTATGATACTATGCATATTCGAAGAGTGCATGGTAATAAATCTGGGGTCGAAAGAGCCTTTAAGGAGCTTAAAAGCACTGGCAAGACTTTCATTAGTGATGGCGATCCTGAAACTGTTTCCATAAGAAAATCTGATATAGATAAAATAAAGCCTTCTTGGAAGAACAGAATAAAATTCGTAGAAGACTGA
- a CDS encoding phosphatase PAP2 family protein — MYLNLDIRFSLWIRETFPTEKIRKHLSRWNRGEVFLILILPVLWFADGFKPFFLALLYVALVAFLNDRFVLFLKKLVSRKRPLLSVAGKIDSNPDMKHSFPSAHSANSLTVVMILVFAFGVHPWIFIFTILSGVGRLLSLHHFLSDVIGGWVVGFISGSLGVLGYLYFLKPLLEF; from the coding sequence ATTTACTTGAACCTTGATATTAGATTTTCTTTGTGGATTAGAGAAACATTTCCAACTGAAAAAATTCGCAAACACCTATCACGGTGGAATAGGGGTGAAGTCTTTTTGATTTTGATTCTACCTGTGTTGTGGTTTGCGGATGGCTTTAAACCTTTTTTTCTTGCCTTACTATATGTTGCACTGGTTGCTTTTCTCAACGATAGATTTGTTCTCTTTCTCAAGAAACTGGTCTCAAGAAAACGCCCACTGTTAAGCGTCGCAGGCAAAATAGATTCGAATCCTGATATGAAGCATTCTTTTCCTTCAGCTCACTCTGCAAATTCACTAACCGTTGTTATGATACTTGTGTTTGCTTTTGGAGTTCATCCTTGGATCTTTATATTCACAATTCTGTCTGGGGTTGGACGCTTGCTGTCCTTACACCACTTCTTGAGTGATGTTATCGGAGGTTGGGTAGTTGGATTTATATCTGGAAGTTTGGGTGTTCTCGGGTATTTGTATTTTCTGAAACCCCTGCTGGAGTTTTGA
- the hisS gene encoding histidine--tRNA ligase: MKEKSEKLPTLGYKGTRDFYPDDMRLRNYLFAVMRKVVESYGYEEYDGPMIESLDLYRAKTGEEIVGKQIYDFIDKGGREVAIRPEMTPTLARMVAAKARELPRPIRWFSFPNLWRYEQPGHGRLREHWQLNVDMFGVDGFEAELEILKLACDILFAFGADKTMFRVRLSHRKIMDGFFTKGLNLDPAKGQELSKVLDKKNKITADEYNSDVKRILPDDPQALEKIERFLTASINDLEYIPGIDLSLRDEISILFKYLDQLGLGEVVEFDPSVVRGFDYYTGFVFEIFDTSPANKRSLYGGGRYDNLTSLFSNEALSGTGFGLGDVTLKNFLETHNLLPKLGREDVICIPLLDESLLGDICAIADELRKNGIQCETLLNPSQKFGKQITLAEKKGFKYILICGADEIAKSIYALKNLQDRTQVDLPRDQMIEILKKELFT; the protein is encoded by the coding sequence TTGAAAGAAAAGTCGGAAAAATTACCCACCTTAGGCTACAAAGGAACAAGAGATTTCTATCCAGATGATATGAGACTGAGAAACTATTTATTCGCTGTTATGCGGAAGGTAGTTGAGTCATACGGATATGAAGAATACGACGGTCCAATGATTGAATCTTTAGACCTTTACCGTGCCAAGACGGGAGAGGAAATAGTTGGCAAGCAAATCTATGATTTCATTGATAAAGGTGGAAGAGAAGTTGCAATTCGTCCTGAGATGACTCCGACTCTTGCACGTATGGTAGCTGCCAAAGCTCGTGAATTACCAAGACCGATTCGTTGGTTTTCTTTTCCAAATCTCTGGAGATACGAGCAACCGGGTCATGGCAGATTAAGAGAGCATTGGCAACTGAACGTGGATATGTTCGGGGTAGATGGCTTTGAAGCCGAACTAGAAATCTTAAAACTCGCTTGTGATATACTGTTTGCTTTCGGTGCTGATAAAACTATGTTTCGAGTTCGCTTGTCACATCGTAAGATAATGGACGGATTTTTTACAAAAGGATTGAATCTAGATCCGGCTAAAGGTCAAGAGCTATCCAAGGTATTAGACAAAAAAAATAAAATCACAGCTGACGAGTATAATTCGGATGTTAAAAGAATTTTACCAGATGATCCTCAAGCTTTAGAAAAAATCGAAAGATTTCTTACTGCTAGTATCAATGATTTGGAATATATTCCTGGGATTGATCTATCTTTAAGAGATGAAATCTCAATTCTTTTTAAATATTTAGATCAATTGGGTTTGGGTGAAGTAGTTGAATTCGATCCTTCGGTTGTTCGAGGATTTGATTATTATACTGGATTTGTATTTGAGATTTTTGATACATCACCGGCCAATAAAAGATCGTTGTATGGTGGTGGTCGATATGACAATTTAACGAGCCTTTTCTCCAATGAAGCTTTATCCGGTACGGGCTTTGGATTAGGTGATGTAACCTTGAAGAACTTTCTCGAAACACATAATCTATTACCGAAATTAGGACGAGAGGATGTGATATGTATTCCATTGCTCGATGAATCATTGCTAGGTGATATCTGTGCAATCGCGGATGAATTAAGAAAAAACGGAATTCAATGTGAAACATTGTTGAATCCAAGCCAGAAGTTCGGTAAGCAGATTACACTGGCAGAGAAAAAAGGATTCAAATACATTCTAATCTGTGGTGCCGATGAAATTGCGAAATCTATTTATGCACTGAAGAATTTACAAGATAGAACTCAGGTAGATTTACCTCGTGATCAAATGATTGAGATATTGAAGAAGGAACTATTTACTTGA
- a CDS encoding DUF1577 domain-containing protein: MNETIESNSRVWKTVNEQEFIDKFILEKFSKELSIIKGYESSKPRAKFISKKPNGMYVLKLETDIDAVEKKGTIYLTNERQLELDFEIVETKEDLVLMKPTLLKVAEADRKSPRIGGLLGKVTAGNFLISKQDIEESKLFGVSSGVLIQDIHRKVLKSFPNSKVIVASQGSVTEEMELSFKKSKAIFVTDTNQMKSLDADGILDLRKEFEDEFLLEDKILEYKKKKISSFVIFPILIPFGPPKHFAYLTVSQELGSVNPSVLDLYKEVENTFFQRIMDSNTYTVDVRQNIVNASTHGVAIEVTDRRIREALAVKPSLTVDLNFKMQAPIRTALAVRHITNCGDYDLVGTEIVGFSGDPDGLRKYKSYLEFIQKI, from the coding sequence ATGAATGAAACTATCGAATCGAATTCAAGAGTATGGAAAACTGTCAATGAACAGGAATTTATTGATAAGTTCATATTAGAAAAATTCTCCAAAGAATTGTCCATTATCAAAGGGTACGAAAGTTCCAAACCTCGCGCGAAATTTATTTCTAAAAAACCAAATGGAATGTATGTTTTAAAATTAGAAACGGATATTGACGCCGTTGAGAAAAAAGGAACCATCTACTTGACGAATGAGCGTCAGTTGGAGTTGGACTTTGAAATTGTAGAGACAAAAGAAGATCTAGTGCTGATGAAACCAACACTTTTGAAAGTTGCAGAAGCTGATAGAAAAAGTCCACGGATTGGTGGACTTCTTGGCAAAGTAACGGCTGGTAATTTTCTTATTTCCAAGCAAGATATTGAAGAGAGTAAATTATTTGGTGTTTCATCCGGAGTTTTGATCCAAGACATTCATCGTAAAGTTTTAAAGTCTTTTCCTAATTCCAAAGTGATCGTTGCAAGTCAAGGTTCTGTGACAGAAGAGATGGAACTTTCATTCAAGAAATCAAAAGCGATTTTTGTAACAGATACGAATCAAATGAAATCCTTGGATGCGGATGGAATTCTCGATCTTAGGAAAGAATTTGAAGATGAGTTTCTTCTTGAAGATAAAATCCTTGAATACAAAAAGAAAAAGATTTCTTCATTTGTGATTTTTCCAATTTTAATTCCTTTTGGCCCGCCGAAGCATTTTGCCTATTTGACCGTTTCTCAAGAATTGGGATCAGTGAATCCATCTGTTCTGGATCTTTATAAAGAAGTTGAAAATACCTTCTTCCAGAGAATTATGGATTCCAATACCTATACTGTGGACGTGAGGCAGAACATTGTGAATGCTTCAACTCATGGTGTCGCCATTGAGGTGACAGATCGACGTATCAGGGAAGCATTGGCTGTAAAGCCATCCCTAACTGTTGACTTGAATTTCAAAATGCAAGCACCGATTAGGACTGCTCTTGCGGTTCGTCATATCACCAATTGTGGAGATTACGATTTAGTTGGAACCGAAATTGTTGGTTTCAGCGGTGATCCTGATGGTTTGAGAAAGTATAAATCGTATTTAGAATTTATTCAGAAAATTTAA
- a CDS encoding OmpA family protein codes for MKSFLYPVIILLSFFVIMGIHSDQRDSYRYFGPPLNTQNVEYNPIISPRNHYLVFQSNRPGGKGGMDIWVSENRSYPNRIKFPEWGSPENFEELNTPSFEGMFSILFGTEDDRPEEIYFTSVASEFRDGYKGLNIYFSERIADSKNWKKPIHLNDINSNFNDRMPAISPNGKVIVFSSDRPGGYGGFDLWIAFRESRSSKWSEPINMGSRINSNFNEIVPNFHWDGETLYFSSDRNNANKKFRFFLSNWSDQNFCRGENFEKVMKPYRFDCWDDVKELGYPFNTQVFSPETSVGTFDRYDPSIPLNDFRNSDNEGISISYDDLWVYYSSNRPGGQGQFDIYRSIMPDDMRKSYDFILNGLVLDGSEQKMIGLDSTLKIFDETNPPKVITSSRIGGDLKPINASDKVKNFETTIKTGKLYRIEVSSPGFIPTEIKVDLRGNIGRNKSRYETIVLEKIKKEIPKPEGILFSVYDKKSGDKITNAKLILFTEKSRKGTEIENINGEFFIKDYPEEDFEILARANGYKDDTFFYKLSQIPEIVGEENKLYLTNLKDIDKIYSTIIYFPTNVDEINSEDRIKLDLFAEYLIKNPTDKIEIGGHTDNVASREYNTKLSQSRADTVRNYLLKKSISGARMTTRAYYYSQPAEDNSTAEGRSLNRRVNFKKLE; via the coding sequence ATGAAAAGTTTCTTATATCCAGTCATTATTCTGTTATCCTTTTTCGTAATCATGGGAATCCACTCTGATCAGAGAGATAGCTATCGATATTTTGGTCCTCCTCTAAATACGCAAAATGTTGAATACAATCCGATCATTAGTCCAAGAAATCATTATCTAGTTTTCCAGTCGAATCGTCCTGGAGGCAAAGGCGGAATGGATATATGGGTTTCGGAGAATCGAAGTTATCCGAATCGTATCAAATTCCCAGAATGGGGATCTCCAGAGAATTTTGAAGAATTAAACACTCCATCATTCGAAGGAATGTTTTCGATTCTATTTGGAACTGAAGATGATAGACCTGAGGAAATTTATTTCACATCTGTAGCTTCAGAATTTAGAGACGGATACAAAGGATTGAATATTTATTTCTCTGAGAGAATAGCTGATTCCAAAAACTGGAAGAAACCAATCCATTTAAACGACATCAATTCTAATTTCAACGATCGTATGCCCGCGATATCGCCCAATGGAAAAGTCATTGTATTCAGTTCTGATAGACCTGGTGGATACGGCGGTTTTGATTTATGGATCGCATTTCGCGAAAGCCGATCTTCAAAATGGTCTGAACCTATCAATATGGGAAGTCGCATCAATTCAAACTTCAATGAGATTGTGCCTAATTTTCATTGGGATGGAGAAACTTTATATTTCAGTTCAGATCGAAACAATGCAAATAAGAAATTTAGATTTTTCTTATCCAATTGGTCTGATCAAAATTTCTGTCGTGGGGAAAATTTTGAGAAAGTTATGAAACCTTATCGATTTGATTGCTGGGATGATGTTAAGGAATTGGGGTATCCATTTAATACTCAGGTTTTTTCTCCTGAGACTTCAGTCGGAACTTTTGATAGATATGATCCATCAATACCGCTCAATGATTTCCGCAATAGCGATAACGAAGGAATAAGCATTAGCTATGATGACTTATGGGTTTATTATAGTTCAAATCGTCCGGGTGGTCAAGGTCAATTTGACATTTATAGATCGATCATGCCGGATGATATGCGTAAATCATATGATTTTATTCTCAATGGTTTGGTGTTAGATGGTTCTGAACAGAAAATGATCGGACTTGATTCCACGCTAAAAATCTTCGACGAAACCAATCCTCCTAAAGTGATAACTTCTTCAAGAATCGGTGGAGATTTGAAGCCAATCAATGCAAGTGATAAAGTCAAGAATTTTGAGACAACCATAAAAACGGGCAAGTTGTACAGAATCGAAGTAAGTTCGCCTGGATTTATTCCAACAGAAATCAAAGTAGATTTACGTGGAAATATTGGAAGAAATAAGAGTCGATATGAGACTATCGTATTAGAAAAAATTAAAAAAGAAATACCTAAGCCGGAAGGAATTCTCTTTTCAGTATATGATAAGAAATCAGGAGATAAGATAACCAATGCAAAGCTTATTCTCTTTACCGAAAAAAGCCGAAAAGGTACAGAAATCGAAAATATTAATGGTGAATTTTTTATAAAGGATTATCCTGAAGAAGATTTCGAGATTTTGGCTCGTGCAAATGGATACAAAGACGATACATTTTTCTATAAATTGTCACAAATTCCAGAAATTGTAGGAGAAGAAAATAAATTATATCTTACAAATTTGAAAGATATTGACAAAATTTACTCGACAATAATTTATTTCCCAACTAATGTTGATGAGATCAATTCAGAAGATAGAATCAAGCTTGATCTATTTGCAGAATATCTTATCAAGAATCCTACTGATAAAATTGAGATTGGTGGACATACAGATAATGTTGCTAGCAGAGAATACAATACTAAATTGAGCCAGTCTCGAGCAGATACTGTTAGAAACTATCTCTTAAAAAAGAGTATCTCTGGGGCTCGAATGACAACTAGAGCGTATTACTATTCTCAACCAGCGGAGGATAACTCTACTGCAGAGGGCAGATCTCTGAATAGAAGGGTTAATTTTAAAAAGTTAGAATAG